Proteins encoded in a region of the Quercus lobata isolate SW786 chromosome 8, ValleyOak3.0 Primary Assembly, whole genome shotgun sequence genome:
- the LOC115956917 gene encoding uncharacterized protein LOC115956917, with the protein MRRTSPWLCAGDFNEITRQSEKLGGRTRPHSQMQLFWDALDDCSFMDLGYVGFPYTWHKHFTDYTVFERLDRGLATTDWFTRFPGTKIHHLDVTTSDHKPLWITPEGMDLSFHKPFRFEQMWLTDEGCTTTVEAVWRERVVDPWDTRVLNKIEKCGRELTRWSKKCFGSVRRDLEKKRKQLKQVENGTARTGNSTRMKLLEREVNQLLDKEANMWGQRLRVMWLRDGDRNTKFFHSKASQRRRRNYITKLRDATGNWCGGQEQVNTTILDFY; encoded by the coding sequence ATGAGGAGAACTTCACCGTGGTTATGTGCGGGAGATTTCAATGAGATCACTCGGCAATCAGAAAAATTAGGGGGAAGAACCCGGCCACATTCACAGATGCAACTCTTTTGGGATGCTCTTGATGATTGTAGTTTCATGGATTTGGGATACGTGGGTTTCCCGTACACTTGGCATAAACACTTTACAGATTATACAGTCTTTGAGAGACTTGACAGAGGTTTAGCCACCACAGATTGGTTCACTAGATTCCCGGGTACAAAAATCCACCATCTAGATGTTACAACCTCTGACCACAAACCGTTGTGGATAACTCCGGAAGGGATGGATTTGAGTTTCCACAAACCATTTAGATTTGAACAAATGTGGCTTACGGATGAAGGGTGCACTACTACAGTTGAGGCCGTGTGGAGGGAGAGAGTGGTAGACCCGTGGGACACCAGGGTTCTCAATAAAATAGAGAAGTGCGGAAGGGAGCTGACTCGGTGGAGTAAAAAATGTTTTGGAAGTGTTAGAAGAGACCTTGAAAAAAAGCGTAAGCAACTCAAGCAGGTAGAAAATGGGACAGCTCGGACTGGAAACTCAACCCGTATGAAGTTGTTAGAAAGGGAAGTTAACCAGTTGCTTGATAAGGAAGCAAATATGTGGGGCCAGCGCTTAAGAGTAATGTGGCTTAGAGATGGTGACCGTAATACAAAATTCTTTCACAGCAAAGCTTCACAACGTCGCCGACGGAATTACATTACTAAGTTACGAGATGCCACGGGTAATTGGTGTGGTGGGCAAGAACAAGTGAATACTACTATTCTTGATTTCTACTAG